From a single Pseudobutyrivibrio xylanivorans genomic region:
- a CDS encoding peptidylprolyl isomerase codes for MAQNPVVTIEMENGDIMKAELYPEIAPNTVNNFISLINHNFYDGVIFHRVINGFMLQGGDPDGTGMGGPGYSIKGEFSSNGFKNDLKHEPGVLSMARTMIPDSAGSQFFIMHKTSPHLDGDYAAFGKVIEGMDVVNKIAETDTDWSDRPVQEQKMKKVTVETFGVEYPEPETV; via the coding sequence ATGGCACAGAATCCTGTAGTTACGATTGAAATGGAGAATGGGGATATCATGAAGGCTGAGCTTTATCCTGAGATTGCCCCAAACACAGTTAACAACTTCATCAGCTTAATTAACCACAATTTCTATGACGGTGTTATTTTCCACCGCGTAATCAATGGCTTTATGCTTCAGGGCGGAGATCCAGACGGAACAGGTATGGGCGGCCCAGGTTATTCGATCAAGGGTGAGTTCTCAAGCAACGGCTTCAAGAACGATCTTAAGCATGAGCCAGGCGTTCTTTCAATGGCTCGTACAATGATTCCTGATTCAGCAGGAAGCCAGTTCTTTATCATGCACAAGACAAGCCCACATCTTGATGGAGACTATGCTGCATTCGGTAAGGTAATCGAGGGTATGGACGTTGTAAACAAGATTGCTGAGACAGATACAGACTGGTCAGACAGACCTGTACAGGAGCAGAAGATGAAGAAGGTTACTGTTGAGACATTTGGTGTTGAGTATCCAGAGCCAGAGACAGTTTAA
- a CDS encoding type II toxin-antitoxin system HicA family toxin has product MNNKDKKILRDIFYNPIRSDIKWSDIEHLFILLGGKVTEGNGSRVRVELNKERAVFHRPHPENTTDKGL; this is encoded by the coding sequence ATGAATAATAAAGATAAGAAAATTCTTAGGGATATTTTTTATAATCCCATCAGATCAGATATAAAATGGTCAGACATAGAGCATTTATTTATTTTATTAGGTGGAAAAGTCACTGAAGGGAATGGCTCAAGAGTCAGAGTTGAACTTAATAAAGAAAGAGCTGTGTTTCATAGACCACACCCAGAGAACACTACAGACAAGGGGCTGTGA
- a CDS encoding glycoside hydrolase family 2 protein, protein MNWKDMLSAISKPDKNAARYELSTDFKYTGLQEYPRPQLQRKSYINLNGTWNYRILSGQGRVVSSGDIEVPFSPETKLSGTDGHVLLPEETLEYARHFNMDRLKKTKRLLLHFGAVDQIAHVSLNGINIGAHEGGYTSFTFDITDYVVEGDNELKVKVRDYTDRIGYARGKQSLEPSGMWYSAQSGIWQTVWMEWVPEVYVTKLIMIPDIDKHCLKLIMKVSEKKGQVKIDSSNQDLIKEVQVDQIQDDKLYITVKLANYKLWTPEEPNLYFINIEYGKDAFSSYFAMRHFGVASDENGIPRLTLNHKPYFMNGVLDQGYYPESLMTPPSDDAMINDIETLKSLGFNMIRKHCKLEPMRWYFHCDRIGMIVWQDIVNGGTKYDMNMICNIPTVVRPFGNAKDKNRLFLRFTGRNTEKSKQVWHQECKEMIEQLISVPCLGQWCLFNEGWGQFDAADCLEYAMKIDNTRPFDAASGWFHEDCGDVFSEHIYFEELKVKQGQRPYVISEYGGFSMKVGNHVKRDAIYGYKKYEHQKDLQDAYDELMAKIKSLEEEGLAGAVFTQATDIEDELNGLITYDRKVQKLY, encoded by the coding sequence ATGAATTGGAAGGACATGCTTTCAGCTATTTCTAAGCCTGATAAAAATGCGGCTAGATATGAGCTCTCTACAGACTTTAAATACACTGGCCTGCAGGAATACCCACGCCCGCAGCTTCAAAGAAAGTCCTATATCAACCTGAATGGTACCTGGAACTATCGTATACTCAGTGGCCAAGGAAGAGTGGTTTCGTCAGGTGATATAGAGGTGCCATTTTCTCCAGAAACAAAGCTTTCTGGAACGGATGGACATGTGCTTCTTCCTGAGGAGACCTTGGAATATGCAAGGCATTTCAATATGGACAGGTTAAAGAAGACAAAGCGACTTCTTCTTCATTTTGGCGCGGTGGATCAGATTGCTCATGTGTCCCTGAATGGTATTAATATTGGGGCGCATGAGGGCGGTTATACTTCATTTACTTTTGATATTACAGACTACGTGGTTGAAGGTGATAATGAACTGAAGGTTAAGGTTCGTGATTATACTGACAGGATTGGCTATGCTAGAGGCAAGCAATCCTTGGAACCAAGTGGCATGTGGTACAGTGCACAGAGTGGTATTTGGCAGACCGTTTGGATGGAATGGGTTCCAGAAGTATATGTGACGAAGCTTATAATGATACCAGACATCGACAAGCATTGTCTGAAACTCATTATGAAAGTCTCTGAGAAGAAGGGTCAGGTGAAAATTGACTCGTCTAATCAGGATTTAATAAAAGAAGTACAGGTAGACCAGATACAGGATGATAAGCTATATATCACCGTCAAACTTGCAAACTACAAGTTATGGACACCAGAGGAGCCAAATCTGTACTTTATCAACATTGAATACGGCAAGGATGCATTCTCGTCGTATTTTGCAATGCGACATTTTGGCGTGGCGTCTGATGAAAATGGAATTCCAAGATTGACTCTTAATCACAAGCCTTACTTTATGAATGGCGTTTTGGATCAGGGATATTACCCGGAGAGTCTTATGACGCCGCCATCTGACGATGCAATGATTAATGATATTGAGACCCTAAAGAGTCTTGGCTTCAATATGATTAGAAAGCATTGCAAATTAGAGCCTATGCGCTGGTATTTTCACTGCGACAGGATTGGAATGATTGTTTGGCAGGATATTGTAAACGGCGGTACCAAGTATGATATGAATATGATTTGTAATATTCCTACAGTGGTTCGTCCATTTGGAAATGCCAAGGATAAAAACAGACTATTTCTTAGATTTACTGGACGCAACACCGAAAAGTCAAAGCAGGTATGGCATCAGGAGTGCAAGGAGATGATTGAACAGCTTATCAGTGTTCCTTGTCTAGGGCAGTGGTGCCTGTTTAACGAGGGTTGGGGACAGTTCGATGCAGCGGATTGCCTGGAATATGCTATGAAGATTGATAATACAAGACCATTCGATGCGGCCTCAGGTTGGTTCCACGAGGACTGTGGAGATGTGTTCTCAGAGCATATTTATTTTGAAGAATTAAAGGTTAAGCAGGGGCAGAGACCTTATGTAATCTCCGAGTATGGTGGATTTTCGATGAAGGTAGGAAATCATGTGAAGCGTGATGCTATTTATGGCTATAAGAAATATGAGCACCAGAAGGATTTGCAGGATGCATATGATGAACTGATGGCAAAAATAAAGTCCCTCGAGGAAGAGGGACTTGCTGGAGCTGTATTTACTCAGGCAACTGATATCGAAGACGAGCTCAATGGCCTGATTACTTACGATCGGAAGGTGCAAAAGCTTTATTAA
- a CDS encoding Mrp/NBP35 family ATP-binding protein produces the protein MADNSSCASASSCSRGSCEGCPSAEASKAGIRNTAFLEAPNANSNIKHVIGVVSGKGGVGKSMVTSSLAGVMARAGYKVGVLDADITGPSIPKMFGVHGPAAANAEGIMLPEVAEDGTKIMSINLILDDEESPVVWRGPVIAGVVKQFWTDVEWGELDYLFVDMPPGTGDVPLTCFQSLPVDGIVIVTSPQELVQMIVKKAYNMADMMHIPVLGLVENYSYIKCPDCGKKIEIFGESHIDEVAAELKLPVIGKMPMDRALATAADAGRIFDVNNEYLEGAKTILENVETTIK, from the coding sequence ATGGCAGATAATAGTTCATGTGCTTCAGCCAGCTCTTGCTCAAGAGGCTCTTGCGAGGGATGCCCTTCAGCAGAGGCTTCAAAGGCAGGCATTAGAAATACAGCTTTTCTTGAAGCACCAAATGCTAATTCAAATATAAAGCATGTCATCGGCGTTGTATCTGGAAAGGGTGGCGTTGGTAAATCAATGGTCACATCTTCACTTGCTGGCGTTATGGCTCGAGCAGGATACAAGGTAGGTGTTCTTGACGCAGATATTACAGGTCCATCTATTCCAAAGATGTTTGGTGTACACGGTCCAGCTGCAGCAAACGCTGAGGGCATTATGCTTCCAGAGGTTGCAGAGGATGGCACCAAGATTATGTCAATCAATCTTATCCTTGATGATGAGGAGTCTCCAGTAGTTTGGAGAGGTCCAGTTATCGCAGGAGTTGTAAAGCAGTTTTGGACAGATGTTGAGTGGGGTGAGCTTGATTATCTCTTTGTAGATATGCCACCAGGAACAGGTGATGTTCCTCTTACATGCTTCCAGTCACTTCCAGTAGACGGCATCGTAATCGTTACAAGCCCTCAGGAGCTTGTTCAGATGATTGTGAAGAAGGCTTACAACATGGCTGATATGATGCACATTCCAGTGCTTGGTCTTGTTGAAAACTACTCTTATATTAAGTGCCCTGACTGTGGCAAGAAGATTGAAATCTTCGGAGAGAGCCATATCGACGAAGTGGCAGCAGAGCTCAAGCTTCCAGTTATTGGCAAGATGCCTATGGATCGTGCACTTGCTACAGCAGCAGATGCAGGTCGCATCTTTGATGTAAATAACGAATACCTCGAGGGTGCCAAGACAATCCTCGAGAACGTAGAAACTACAATTAAATAA
- a CDS encoding tetratricopeptide repeat protein, with amino-acid sequence MKKRLLTLALIIGAAGCLTGCSRYNQKEIQLRDQGVAAMEEGNYEEAVSLFDKALGCSIGKVTDLELDIDYYKAAAQFKNNQFEDAASTYTYLIKYDDKNYKPYFLRGSIYAGEGEIGQAIKDYDAAVAIDEKNYLLYIEIYDNLNALGYTDQGLVYLNNALEVSDKSAESKYFKGRIYYILGQSDEAEKLLKEANEKGVIDAKLYLAKIYQDNSDYVSAQALLEEYAASEEVTSEALGTLGDIELTYGNYENALNYYEAGLSLDSIDNMSQLMKGKVAALEKLNRYSEAKEVLAQYIEKYPNDEEAQKEQIFLQSR; translated from the coding sequence ATGAAGAAAAGACTGCTAACGTTAGCATTAATCATAGGTGCTGCTGGCTGTTTGACAGGCTGCAGCAGGTATAATCAAAAGGAAATTCAGCTGAGAGATCAGGGTGTAGCTGCAATGGAAGAGGGGAATTATGAGGAGGCGGTTAGTCTCTTTGATAAGGCCCTTGGATGTTCTATAGGAAAGGTTACTGACCTGGAGCTTGATATTGACTATTACAAGGCAGCTGCTCAGTTCAAAAATAATCAGTTTGAGGATGCGGCTTCAACTTACACTTACCTTATCAAGTATGACGACAAAAACTACAAGCCATATTTTCTTAGGGGAAGCATTTATGCCGGCGAGGGAGAGATTGGTCAGGCAATTAAGGATTATGATGCTGCTGTTGCCATTGATGAAAAGAACTATCTATTATATATAGAAATATATGATAACCTGAATGCTCTGGGGTACACCGATCAGGGCTTGGTATATTTAAATAATGCGCTTGAGGTTTCAGATAAATCTGCTGAGTCAAAGTATTTTAAGGGCAGGATTTATTATATCCTTGGACAGAGTGACGAAGCAGAGAAACTTTTGAAGGAAGCTAATGAAAAGGGTGTAATAGACGCAAAGCTTTATCTGGCAAAAATCTATCAGGATAATTCTGATTATGTTTCAGCCCAGGCGCTGCTTGAAGAATATGCTGCATCAGAAGAGGTTACAAGTGAAGCCCTTGGAACATTGGGAGATATTGAGCTTACCTATGGCAATTATGAGAATGCTCTGAACTATTATGAGGCTGGGTTGAGCCTTGATTCAATAGACAATATGTCACAGCTTATGAAGGGGAAGGTTGCTGCCCTGGAAAAGCTTAACAGATACTCAGAAGCCAAAGAGGTGCTGGCACAATATATAGAGAAGTACCCAAATGACGAGGAAGCTCAAAAAGAGCAAATATTCTTGCAATCGAGATAA
- a CDS encoding threonine/serine exporter family protein: MYYMYCIEFIVSMIATIAFAIVFSAPRSELFYCGLSGAIGWIFYYLIWTSMDAATLGNVVGALALTIFSRIFAAKRKKPVTVYLISGIFPLVPGAGIYYTSYYLIMNDMVSFSQYGLQTIKTAGAIVMGIILSMAFPQSWFNKAFAPSDRK; the protein is encoded by the coding sequence ATGTATTACATGTATTGCATAGAATTTATTGTTAGTATGATTGCCACAATCGCATTTGCAATTGTGTTTTCAGCTCCAAGGTCTGAGCTTTTCTACTGTGGCTTATCCGGTGCCATCGGATGGATTTTTTACTATCTGATTTGGACTTCTATGGATGCTGCTACTTTAGGAAATGTTGTTGGTGCATTAGCACTTACCATTTTCTCAAGAATCTTTGCAGCCAAAAGAAAAAAGCCCGTCACCGTTTACCTTATTTCAGGAATCTTCCCTTTGGTACCCGGTGCAGGCATTTACTACACATCTTATTATTTAATTATGAATGATATGGTTTCCTTCAGCCAATACGGCTTGCAAACCATAAAAACTGCCGGTGCAATCGTAATGGGAATCATCCTTAGCATGGCTTTCCCACAGAGCTGGTTTAATAAAGCTTTTGCACCTTCCGATCGTAAGTAA
- a CDS encoding type II toxin-antitoxin system HicB family antitoxin, translated as MMNYKGYIGKVEFDDEQHIFVGEVINTRTVITFQGSSVKELEEEFKNSVEDYLEWCKEDGVEYEKPYSGKFNVRINPQLHQRAAVGAKMLGMSLNSFLIKSLEDELNLMHI; from the coding sequence ATGATGAACTATAAGGGTTATATTGGAAAAGTAGAGTTTGATGATGAACAGCATATTTTTGTGGGCGAAGTTATAAATACAAGGACTGTTATTACTTTTCAGGGTTCTTCTGTAAAAGAGCTTGAGGAGGAGTTCAAAAATTCTGTTGAGGATTATTTGGAATGGTGTAAGGAAGATGGTGTGGAGTATGAAAAGCCATATTCTGGAAAGTTTAATGTGAGAATTAATCCTCAGCTTCATCAGAGAGCAGCAGTTGGTGCCAAGATGCTGGGGATGTCTCTGAACTCTTTTTTGATAAAATCCTTAGAGGATGAACTGAATTTAATGCATATTTAG
- a CDS encoding hemolysin family protein, with protein MLVLLILSGFFSSAETALTTVNKIKLKTMADDGDKKAKRVLKVVNRPKKMLSAILIGNNIVNLSASSLATTLAIDIFGSVGAGIATGILTLLILIFGEITPKSIATLNSTSLSLTFAPFIGALMWLLTPVIEIINFLSGIFIRMFGIDPDFKDETITEEEIRTMVDVSHESGAIEQDERTMIHKVFDFSDACAKEVMIPRIDMTMVDADATYEELIAVFKEDMYTRIPVCEPDTEKVLGIVNMKDFLGLNPPEDFKVTDYLRDAYFTYEMKNVSDLFDEMREESASLSIVLDEYGELSGMITLEDLLEEIVGEIRDEYDEDEEDPVVRLSEREYQVLGSMNLEDLCDIIPLGFESDDYDTIGGYIVGAFDHFPNVGETYVSEDGTIIRVLAVEKKRITKLRIKLSAQATQPQQ; from the coding sequence TTGTTAGTTCTGCTTATCTTATCAGGATTCTTTTCATCTGCTGAAACAGCATTAACAACCGTAAATAAAATAAAGCTAAAAACAATGGCGGATGATGGGGATAAAAAAGCCAAAAGAGTATTAAAAGTTGTAAATCGACCAAAGAAGATGCTATCTGCTATTCTTATTGGAAATAATATAGTTAATTTATCCGCTTCATCTTTAGCAACCACTCTAGCTATTGATATATTTGGTAGTGTAGGTGCTGGAATAGCCACAGGTATTCTCACATTGTTAATACTTATATTTGGTGAGATTACCCCTAAATCAATTGCCACATTAAATTCAACCAGCTTGAGCCTTACTTTTGCGCCTTTTATAGGAGCTCTGATGTGGTTGCTCACTCCTGTCATCGAAATAATCAACTTTCTCTCAGGTATCTTTATCAGAATGTTCGGCATCGACCCTGACTTCAAGGACGAGACCATCACCGAAGAAGAAATCCGCACTATGGTTGATGTCAGCCATGAATCAGGTGCTATAGAGCAGGATGAGCGCACAATGATTCACAAGGTGTTTGATTTCTCTGATGCCTGCGCCAAAGAAGTCATGATTCCTCGAATCGATATGACAATGGTGGATGCAGATGCCACCTATGAAGAGCTAATTGCTGTTTTCAAAGAGGATATGTACACAAGAATTCCCGTGTGCGAGCCAGACACTGAAAAAGTACTTGGCATCGTCAATATGAAGGATTTTTTAGGGTTAAATCCGCCTGAAGATTTCAAGGTCACCGACTATCTTAGAGATGCCTATTTTACCTATGAAATGAAGAATGTCTCTGACTTGTTTGATGAAATGCGTGAAGAATCTGCATCTTTATCAATTGTACTTGACGAATATGGCGAGCTTTCCGGCATGATTACTCTTGAAGATCTCCTAGAGGAAATAGTTGGAGAAATTCGCGATGAATATGATGAGGATGAGGAAGACCCAGTTGTCCGCCTGAGCGAAAGAGAATATCAAGTCCTTGGTTCTATGAATCTTGAAGATTTATGCGATATTATTCCTCTTGGCTTTGAAAGCGACGACTACGATACAATCGGAGGCTACATAGTCGGCGCATTCGACCACTTTCCAAACGTAGGAGAGACTTACGTCTCAGAGGATGGAACTATCATCCGTGTCCTTGCCGTAGAAAAAAAGAGAATCACAAAGCTTCGCATCAAGCTATCGGCCCAAGCCACCCAGCCACAGCAGTAG
- a CDS encoding ribonucleoside triphosphate reductase, with translation MFDVVKRDGEIAEFNLGKINDAIAKAFEATGKSYNDDIIGLLSLRVSADFQNKIKESKISVEDIQDSVENVLEQTGYTDVAKAYILYRKQREKMRNMKSTVLDYKNVVDSYVKVEDWRVKENSTVTYSVGGLILSNSGAITANYWLSEIYDEEIANAHRNAEIHIHDLSMLTGYCAGWSLKQLIQEGLGGITGKITSAPAKHLSVLCNQMVNFLGIMQNEWAGAQAFSSFDTYLAPFVKTDNLSYEEVKKCLEAFIYGVNTPSRWGTQAPFSNITLDWTVPNDLAELPAIVGGKEQDFKYKDCKKEMDMVNKAFLEIMIEGDANGRGFQYPIPTYSITRDFDWSDTENNRLLFEMTAKYGTPYFSNYINSDMEPSDVRSMCCRLRLDLRELRKKSGGFFGSGESTGSVGVVTINLPRIAYQAKDEADFYARLDKLMDISARSLKIKRGVITKLLDEGLYPYTKRYLGTFNNHFSTIGLIGMNEVGLNANWLRADMTNEKTQQFAKDVLNHMRERLSDYQEMYGDLYNLEATPAESTTYRFAKHDREQFPDIITAGKEGDTPFYTNSSHMPVEFTSDIFDALDVQDELQTLYTSGTVFHAFIGEKLPTWESAANLVRKIAENYRLPYYTLSPTYSVCKDHGYIAGEHYTCPHCGKTAEVYSRITGYYRPVQNWNEGKTQEFKNRKLYDIAGSICRKAGERHVAEQTAQAPQQEMPKVNLEIVSEEPATGVKYLFTTKTCPNCARAKEILEDEEYILIDAEEQVDMTKKYGVMQAPTLVVINGDEVKRYANASNIQKYVDEN, from the coding sequence TTGTTTGATGTTGTAAAAAGAGATGGGGAAATCGCAGAGTTTAATCTTGGCAAGATTAATGATGCTATTGCAAAAGCATTTGAGGCTACTGGCAAGTCTTATAATGATGATATTATTGGTTTGCTTTCACTTAGAGTGTCTGCAGATTTTCAGAATAAAATCAAGGAAAGCAAGATTTCTGTAGAGGACATCCAGGATTCCGTTGAAAACGTTTTGGAGCAGACTGGTTACACAGATGTTGCCAAGGCTTACATTTTATATAGAAAACAGCGCGAAAAGATGCGCAACATGAAGTCTACTGTTCTTGACTACAAGAATGTTGTGGATAGCTATGTCAAGGTAGAGGACTGGCGTGTAAAGGAGAATTCTACTGTTACATATTCTGTAGGTGGACTTATCCTTTCAAACTCTGGTGCAATCACAGCTAACTACTGGCTTTCAGAGATTTATGATGAGGAGATTGCAAATGCACACCGCAATGCAGAAATCCACATTCATGATCTTTCTATGCTTACAGGCTACTGTGCAGGTTGGTCATTAAAGCAGCTTATTCAGGAGGGACTTGGTGGAATCACAGGAAAGATTACATCAGCACCTGCAAAGCACCTTTCTGTTCTTTGCAATCAGATGGTAAATTTCCTTGGCATCATGCAGAATGAGTGGGCAGGCGCGCAGGCATTCTCTTCATTTGATACTTACCTTGCACCATTCGTTAAAACAGACAATTTATCGTACGAAGAGGTTAAAAAGTGCCTCGAGGCGTTCATATACGGTGTAAATACTCCTTCTCGTTGGGGTACTCAGGCACCATTCTCTAACATCACTTTGGACTGGACAGTGCCTAATGATTTGGCAGAGCTTCCAGCTATCGTTGGTGGTAAGGAGCAGGACTTCAAGTACAAGGACTGCAAGAAGGAAATGGACATGGTTAACAAGGCATTCCTTGAGATTATGATCGAGGGCGATGCTAACGGACGTGGCTTCCAGTATCCAATACCTACATATTCTATTACACGTGATTTCGACTGGTCAGACACAGAGAACAATCGTCTCTTATTCGAAATGACAGCTAAGTACGGAACACCATACTTCAGCAACTATATCAATTCAGATATGGAGCCAAGCGATGTTCGTTCTATGTGTTGCCGTCTTCGTCTTGATCTCCGTGAGCTTCGTAAGAAGTCAGGCGGATTCTTCGGTTCAGGAGAGAGCACTGGTTCGGTAGGCGTTGTTACAATCAACCTTCCTCGTATTGCATATCAGGCAAAGGATGAGGCTGATTTCTATGCCCGCCTTGATAAGCTTATGGATATCTCAGCACGTTCACTTAAGATTAAGCGTGGTGTCATCACAAAGCTTCTTGATGAGGGATTATATCCTTATACAAAGAGATACCTTGGTACATTTAATAATCACTTCTCTACAATCGGTCTTATCGGTATGAACGAGGTTGGTCTCAATGCTAACTGGCTTCGTGCAGATATGACAAATGAGAAGACACAGCAGTTTGCAAAGGACGTGCTCAATCACATGCGTGAGCGTCTCTCTGATTATCAGGAGATGTACGGTGACCTCTATAACCTTGAGGCTACACCAGCAGAGTCTACAACATACCGTTTTGCAAAGCATGACCGCGAGCAGTTCCCAGACATCATCACAGCTGGTAAGGAAGGTGACACACCATTCTATACCAATAGCTCACACATGCCTGTTGAGTTTACTTCAGACATCTTTGATGCTCTTGATGTTCAGGATGAGCTTCAGACACTTTACACATCAGGTACTGTATTCCATGCCTTTATAGGCGAGAAACTTCCTACATGGGAGTCAGCTGCAAATCTTGTACGCAAGATAGCTGAGAATTACAGATTGCCATACTATACACTTTCACCTACATACTCTGTATGTAAGGATCATGGCTATATTGCTGGCGAGCATTATACCTGCCCACACTGCGGTAAGACAGCAGAGGTTTACAGCCGTATCACAGGATACTATCGTCCAGTTCAGAACTGGAACGAGGGCAAGACTCAGGAGTTTAAGAATCGTAAGCTTTACGATATTGCAGGTTCTATATGCCGCAAGGCAGGTGAGAGACATGTTGCAGAGCAGACAGCTCAGGCTCCACAGCAGGAAATGCCAAAGGTAAATCTTGAAATTGTGTCAGAGGAGCCAGCAACTGGTGTAAAGTATCTTTTCACAACAAAGACATGTCCAAACTGCGCTCGTGCAAAGGAAATACTAGAGGATGAGGAGTACATCCTTATCGATGCTGAGGAGCAGGTTGATATGACGAAGAAATATGGCGTTATGCAGGCACCGACTCTTGTAGTTATCAATGGAGATGAGGTTAAGCGCTACGCAAACGCTAGCAATATTCAGAAATACGTGGACGAAAATTAG
- a CDS encoding threonine/serine exporter family protein, producing MTDTKNVLSFAVELGDILLRNGAEVYRVEDSVLAILNSYDITDCDVYVLSNGIFASADETTVHASSMIRHVPMYPMHLGRIAALNSLCREVCAKTISIEDAWGKLEDCKKLPGYNLPVMIIATGIGCGGFAYLFGGTALDGIIATIVGCLLRIFLHFESKMNNSKTVTNVLGSIFITILAILFSASGLHIHSDKVIIGGIMPLVPGIPLTNSIRDFINSDYLSGSIRLIDALLTAFCIAVGVGIVITIVQLIGGGAYL from the coding sequence ATGACAGACACAAAAAATGTTCTATCCTTCGCTGTGGAGCTGGGTGATATTTTGCTCAGAAACGGAGCTGAAGTATATAGAGTTGAGGATTCGGTCCTCGCCATTTTAAATTCATATGATATTACAGACTGCGATGTATATGTTCTCAGCAATGGTATCTTCGCCAGTGCGGATGAGACCACAGTTCACGCAAGTTCTATGATAAGACACGTTCCTATGTATCCAATGCACCTTGGCAGAATTGCTGCTCTTAACAGTCTTTGTCGTGAGGTTTGTGCGAAGACAATTTCAATCGAGGATGCATGGGGCAAGCTTGAGGATTGTAAGAAGCTCCCTGGCTACAATCTTCCTGTAATGATTATTGCCACAGGAATCGGTTGCGGTGGCTTTGCCTACCTTTTTGGCGGCACCGCTTTAGATGGTATCATCGCTACAATCGTCGGCTGCCTGCTTAGAATATTCCTTCATTTTGAGAGCAAAATGAACAATTCCAAGACCGTCACAAACGTTCTGGGAAGCATCTTTATAACTATCCTTGCTATACTTTTTTCAGCATCAGGGCTTCATATCCACTCCGATAAAGTCATCATCGGTGGAATAATGCCTTTAGTTCCTGGAATTCCGTTGACAAACAGTATCCGCGATTTCATCAATAGCGATTATCTTTCAGGCTCCATCCGCCTTATTGATGCACTGCTAACCGCATTTTGTATTGCAGTTGGCGTTGGTATCGTAATCACAATTGTTCAACTTATTGGTGGAGGTGCTTATTTATAA